In Stigmatopora nigra isolate UIUO_SnigA chromosome 11, RoL_Snig_1.1, whole genome shotgun sequence, the following proteins share a genomic window:
- the tmsb4x gene encoding thymosin beta-4 yields the protein MSDKPSVDEVTKFDKTKLKKTETQEKNTLPTKETIEQEKTA from the exons ATGTCTGACAAACCCAGTGTCGATGAAGTcaccaaatttgacaaaaccaaACTGAAGAAGACTGAGACGCAAGAGAAGAATACACTGCCAACCAAAGAAA CAATTGAGCAGGAAAAGACTGCATAA